The following proteins are co-located in the Candidatus Binataceae bacterium genome:
- a CDS encoding CocE/NonD family hydrolase, with protein sequence MSNAESQPRYKVIVEKNISMRARDGVALSTDIYRPDAPGKFPVLVVRTPYDKSQAMALNEKDFFPPRGYAMVVQDTRGRFASEGEFRPFVDEARDGYNAIEWAAALPFSNGRVATVGQSYLGLVQYFAATLAPPHLVAMCPVSGPVTYFENCIYRHGVFELGWILAYTNFMARNVLERKGILDAERARLDSYLKNPAMPLSQFSIEAYKHLPLSDWGERFKAGAPYLADFIANSKEGSYWAETDMRPLARNITVPMMHTGSWYDAFQYDTLTMYTRMRDHAQNENARRGQRLVMGPWAHLLPYSVPTSRGTGDIDFGDDAKVELLAMQERWLRHWLDGTERELLDEPPVRLFVMGENRWRDEREWPLARTVYTKVFLHSRGQANTLGGDGALSFAAAGEEPADEFVYDPNDPVPTRGGTALGLAPGVYDQAELEKRRDVLVYTSEPLPRDLEVTGPIAMKLHAASSAPDTDFTSKLVDVRPDGYAHNIAEGIVRARFRESSTAPTPITPGRAYEYSIDMWATSHVFKAGHRLRIEVSSSNFPRFDRNANTGNDPGTDRELKTAKQTILHNGQHPSHLVLPVIPR encoded by the coding sequence ATGTCCAACGCGGAAAGTCAGCCCAGATACAAAGTCATCGTCGAGAAAAACATTTCGATGCGGGCGCGCGATGGCGTCGCGCTCAGCACCGATATCTACCGGCCCGATGCGCCCGGGAAATTTCCGGTGCTCGTGGTGCGCACGCCCTACGACAAGAGCCAAGCGATGGCGCTCAACGAGAAGGATTTCTTTCCGCCGCGCGGCTACGCGATGGTTGTGCAGGATACGCGCGGACGCTTCGCGTCGGAGGGCGAGTTCCGGCCGTTCGTCGATGAAGCCCGCGATGGCTACAATGCGATCGAATGGGCCGCCGCGCTGCCGTTCTCAAATGGCCGCGTCGCAACCGTCGGCCAATCGTATCTCGGGCTTGTGCAGTATTTCGCCGCGACGCTCGCGCCGCCTCATCTCGTTGCGATGTGTCCCGTGTCGGGGCCGGTTACCTACTTCGAAAACTGTATCTATCGGCACGGCGTGTTCGAGCTCGGATGGATTCTCGCGTACACGAACTTCATGGCGCGCAACGTTCTCGAGCGCAAAGGAATTCTCGACGCCGAGCGCGCACGCCTCGACAGTTATCTCAAGAATCCCGCGATGCCGCTCTCCCAGTTCAGCATCGAAGCCTACAAGCATCTGCCGCTGAGTGATTGGGGCGAGCGGTTCAAGGCGGGCGCGCCGTATCTCGCCGACTTCATCGCAAACTCCAAGGAAGGCAGCTACTGGGCCGAGACCGACATGCGCCCGCTCGCGCGCAATATCACCGTGCCGATGATGCACACCGGATCGTGGTACGATGCGTTCCAGTACGACACGCTCACGATGTACACGCGCATGCGCGACCACGCGCAGAATGAAAATGCGCGCCGCGGCCAGCGCCTCGTGATGGGCCCGTGGGCGCATCTGCTGCCCTACTCGGTGCCGACCTCGCGCGGCACCGGCGATATCGATTTCGGGGACGACGCGAAGGTCGAGCTGCTCGCGATGCAGGAGCGATGGCTGCGGCATTGGCTCGATGGCACCGAGCGCGAGTTGCTCGACGAGCCTCCGGTCAGGCTCTTCGTGATGGGCGAGAATCGATGGCGCGACGAGCGCGAATGGCCGCTGGCGCGCACCGTTTATACCAAGGTCTTCCTGCACAGCCGCGGCCAGGCGAACACGCTCGGCGGCGACGGCGCGCTGTCATTCGCGGCGGCGGGCGAAGAGCCGGCTGACGAGTTCGTTTACGATCCGAACGATCCTGTGCCGACGCGCGGCGGCACCGCGCTCGGCCTCGCACCGGGCGTTTATGATCAAGCGGAACTTGAAAAGCGACGCGACGTGCTCGTTTACACGAGCGAGCCGCTGCCGCGCGATCTCGAGGTAACGGGACCGATCGCGATGAAGCTGCATGCGGCGTCGTCGGCGCCGGACACCGACTTCACGAGCAAGCTCGTCGATGTGCGGCCTGACGGCTACGCGCACAATATCGCGGAGGGCATCGTGCGTGCGCGCTTTCGCGAATCGAGTACGGCGCCGACGCCGATCACGCCGGGCCGCGCGTATGAGTACTCAATCGACATGTGGGCAACGAGTCACGTCTTCAAAGCCGGGCATCGCCTGCGTATCGAGGTGTCGTCGAGCAACTTCCCGCGCTTCGATCGCAACGCGAACACGGGCAACGACCCCGGCACCGATCGCGAGCTGAAAACGGCAAAGCAGACGATCCTGCACAACGGACAGCATCCATCGCACCTCGTGCTGCCCGTCATTCCGCGCTAG